The Bradyrhizobium sp. CCGB01 genome segment GGCCGATGCCGGCAGCATCAACGTCACCCTGAGCACCGGCATCAAGCGCGCCGTCGGCTTCGGCCGGCTCAGCGGCACCTCCGGCTCCGGCACGTGGCGCGGCGCCATGTGCACGGGCACGTGGACGGCGGAGCGGATTTAGCTGCAAGCCTTCGTCGGGCGACGCATCGCCCAGGGGCGATGCGTCCTGTCGGAGAACGGAGCTAGCCGAGCGGCGCCCCGTATTCCTCGTCCGTGACTGGCTCCAGCCAAGTCGAGAACTTTCCGTCGAGCGCTTCCTGCATGGCGATATGGCACATGCTGTTGTTCGGTGAAGCGCCATGCCAGTGCAATTCCCCCGGCGGAATCCAGACGGTGTCGCCGGGGCGGATTTCCTGGACCGGGCCCCCCTTGGTCTGGACGCGGCCGACCCCCGAAATCACGTAGAGCGTCTGCCCGAGCGGATGGTGGTGCCAGTTGGTGCGGGCGCCGGGCTCGAACGAGACGCGCGAGACGTTCAACCGCGCCGGCGCGGGCGCCATGTTGATGGGGTCCTGCAACACGGTGCCGGTGAAGTTTTCCTTGGGCGCGCGGCGGGTGGGCCGGGTGCCTGCAACAGTGATCTCCATGGGATTACCTCGCTCCTTCCCGATTACTTCTTGCTGGCGGCGTAACGTGCCTTGGTCTCGGCATTCATGGGATAGAGGCCCGGCAGCACGGCGCCGTTGTTCACCTCGTTGACGATCCAGGCTTCCATCCGCTCCTGCTCGACGCCCTCATTGAGCACGTGATCGAGCATCGCCTGCGGGATCAGCACGCAGCCGTCCTGGTCGGCCACGACGATGTCGTTCGGGAACACCGCAACGCCGCCGCAGCCGATCGGCTCGCCCCAGCCGACGAAGGTGAGGCCCGCAACCGACGGCGGCGCGGCATAGCCGTCGCACCAGACCGGCAGATTGGTGCCGAGCACGCCCTCGACGTCACGCACGACGCCATCGGTGACGAGCGCGGTGACGCCGCGCTTCATCATGCGCGCGCAGAGGATGTCGCCGAAAATGCCCGCATCGGTGATGCCCATGGCGTCGACCACTGCAATGCAGCCGTCCGGCATCGCCTCGATCGCGGTGCGGGTCGAGATCGGCGACGACCAGGATTCCGGTGTCGCGAGATCCTCGCGCGCCGGCACGAAGCGCAGCGTGAAGGCCGGCCCCACCAGGCGCGGCAGGCCCGGGCGCAGCGGACGCGCGCCGCGCATCCACACATTGCGCAGGCCCTTTTTCAGCAGGACCGTGGTGATGGTGGCAGTGGTGATGCCGGCGAGGGTCTTGCGGGCTTCGGGGGACAGCGACATGGAAACAGACGAGCTCCGGATGGGCGGGAAAGAACGCGCGCATCTTGCGAGCCGGGCGCTTTGCGTCAAGGGCCAAAAGGCCAACAATAACGCAGGGCCGCAGGGCTGTTATGCGACGCGATAACAACGCTTTATCGCGGACCCCTGCATTAATTTATTGGACTTGCCGGCGCATTTACGCGAAGCAGGGTTGAGGCGGAACTCAAGGTCGAGCGCCGCGCATTTCCTCCAGGCCCGATTTCGACAGCTCATGGCCGCGACGCTCCCCCCGCCCCGCCTTCTGCCCAGTGGCGACAGCGCCGTCACGGTCGAGTTCAGCCGCACCATCGACGATGCCGCCAACGAGCGCGTGCTCGCGCTCGACAAGGCGCTCGCAGCAAGCCCCATCGACGGCATCACCGAGTCCGTTCCGACCTATCGCTCGCTGCTGGTGCATTATGACCCCGGCAAGATCGGCTTCGACGCGCTCGGCGAAAGGCTGCTCGCGCTCGCCAGCCAGCCGCTACCGCCGGCCACCAGGGCGCGGCGCTGGCGCATTCCCGTCGCCTATGGCGGCGAGCACGGCATCGATCTGGAGGAGGTCGCCAAGGCGCTGAACACCACGCCCGACGACATCGTCGCCCGTCACGCCGGTGGCGACTATCGTGTCGCCATGATCGGTTTCACGCCGGGTTGGTCCTATCTCAGCGGCCTCGACAAATCCCTGCACATGTCGCGGCGCCAGAGCCCGCGGCTGTTCACGCCCGCCGGCACGATCTCGATCGGCGGCATCCAGGCCGGAATCCAATGCCTGGCTGCCCCGAGCGGCTGGCACCTGCTCGGCCGCACGCCTGTCAGAACCTATCAGCTCCACCGGAATCCGACCTTTCTCACCGAACCCGGTGATCGCGTGACGTTTTTCGCCATCGATCACAAGACATTCGAGGAACTGGACCGCGCCGCCGAAGCCGGCGAGATCATTGCCGAGCAGGTGATCGCATGAGCCGGCTCGTCGTCGCCAGCATCGGTCCCGCAAGCTCCGTCCAGGACGGCGGACGCCACGGCGCGCAACGCTATGGCCTGACGGTCAGCGGTGCGATGGACCGTCTGTCGCTCGCGGCGGCGAATACGCTGGTCGGCAACGAGCCCTTCGCAGCCGCCGTCGAGATCGGCCCGTTCGGCGCTACGTTCACTGCCAAGGACGGCGCCGTGCGCGTCGCTATCGCCGGGGCGCCGCGCAATGCCGACGTCGCCGGAAAGCCGGTGGCGATGGACAATTCGGTGACGCTGAAAGACGGCGAGACGCTGACGCTGGGCTTTGCCCGCGGCGGTGCCTTCACCTACCTCGCGATCGAAGGGGCCATTCGCGGCGAGCCGGTATTCGGCAGCCTCGCGGTCAATGCCCGCGCCGGTCTCGGCAGCCCCTACCCGCGCCCGCTCCAGGCGGGCGACGAGTTTACGGTCGATGCGGCAAGCGGAGCGCCTGAATTGCGCATCGAGTTGCCGAAGCCTGTGAGCGGTCCGATCCGCGTCCTGCTGGGGCCGCAGGACGACGAGTTCGACGATGCCAACAAGGCGCTGTTCCTCGACAGCGAGTGGAAGATCTCGGCGACCTCCGACCGCATGGGCTACCGGCTCGAGGGCCCCGCGATCAAGCATCTGCACGGCCACAACATCGTCTCCGACGGCACCGTCAACGGCAGCATCCAGGTCCCCGGCAACGGCTCGCCGATCGCGTTGATGATGGACCGCGGCACCTCCGGCGGCTATCCGAAGATCGCAACCGTGATCACGGCCGATGTCGGCCGCCTCGCGCAGACCTCGGCGGGAACCGCGTTCCGGTTCCTCGAGGTCACCATGGCCGAGGCGCAGGACGAGGCGCGCAAATTCGCGCAACTTATTCGCAACCTGCCCGATCGCCTGCGCTCGTCCGACACCGTCGAGCTCAACATCGAGGCGCTCAGCGATGCTAATGTTGCGGGCTATGCGGTCAGCGCCGTCGATGCCGGAACCTGGCAGGTCGTGGCGGAGCCGTAAGGGACAAGACGACCAGAGGCGGAGAGCACCCCCATGAAAACGATCGATCTCAATTGCGACCTCGGCGAAGGTTTTGGCGCGTGGGAGATGGGCAACGATTCCGCGATGATCGACCTTGCGAGCTCGGTCAATGTGGCCTGCGGTTTCCACGCGGGTGACCCCGACATCATGCGCCGGACGGTTGAGCTCGCGAAGGCGCGCGGCGTCTCGGTCGGCGCCCATCCCGGCTACCGCGACCTGCACGGTTTTGGCCGGCATCCGATCGCGGGCCTGAAGGCCTCCGAGATCGAGAATCTCGTCGCCTACCAGATCGGCGCATTGCAGGCGATCGCGACCGCGGCCGGGCACAAGGTGACGCATGTGAAGGCGCATGGCGCGCTCTCCAACGTCGCCTGCGAGGACGACATGACGGCGAAGGCGATCGCCGCGGGCATCAAGGCCGTCGATCCCAGCCTGATCTTCGTCGTGCTTGCCAACTCAAAGCTGGTGAAGGCCGGCGAGGACGCCAATCTGCCGATGGTGCACGAGGTGTTCGCCGACCGTGCCTATGAGGACGACGGCAACCTGGTTTCGCGCAAGAAGCCCGGCGCAGTGCTGCACGATGCCAGGGCGATCGCCGATCGCGTGGTGCGCATGGTGCAGGACGGCGCGGTGGTCTCGGTGACGGGTAAGGTGATCAAGATGCGCACCGACACGGTCTGCATCCACGGCGACACGCCCGGCGCGGTCGACATCGCGCGCGGCCTACGTCAGGCGTTAAAGGATGCGGGGATCGAGGTCGCGCCGTTCAAGCGCGGGTAAAGCGCAACAGGTGCCGTAGGGTGGGCAAAGCGAAGCGTGCCCACCAAATCGATTTCGTATGTTGAGACATGGTGGGCACGGCGCGCCAAGGGCGCGCCTTTGCCCACCCTACGAGAGCGGTGAAGCTTCGTTAGAACGGGTGCACCGACAACGTGCCGAACACGATCGCTGCGATGACGGCAAAGGCGCTGTAGAGCGCAACATGATGCATGCTCGCCCCGGTCCGACGCGAGAGCGAGCGCGCATAGAAGTGCAGCCTGGCTTCCGCCGATAGTTCGCGCATGGTCGATCTCCAACGCCCCATTTGCGGGAGTATGAAGGATCAACCAGGGCGGGAGGCAAGACGGCGGCGGAAATAGCGATGCGCCTTCTCTGAAGAAGCCGCATCGCAGGCGCAAATTCTTCTGAAATCCGGGTTCCGAGAATCTTATTCGTTAAGATCGGAGCGAACTGGAACCAACATCGATGACGGCGAGATGACAGCTCTTGTAGGCCGGATTAGCCGAAGGCGTAATCCGCCACTTCTGCATCGGCTGTGACAGAAGAGGTGGGTTACGCCTTCGGCTAACCCACCTTACGAAGCCGTCCCTAGTACACGTCAGCCTGGAAGCGGCCGGTCTTCTTGAGCTCGGCGACAAAACTGACGGCCTCATCCGTCGAACGCGCCCCGAACTGGGCGACGATGTCGACCAGCGCGCGCTCGACGTCCTTGGCCATGCGCTTGGCATCGCCGCAGATGTAGAGATGCGCACCGTCGGCGAGCCAGGTCCACAATTCGCGGCCGACCTCGCGCATGCGGTCCTGCACGTAGAACTTCTTCTCGCCGTCGCGCGACCAGGCCAGCGACAGCCGCGTCAGTTGACCCGAGGTCTTCATCGCATTGAGCTCTTCCTGGTAGAAGAAATCGCAATCGCTGCGCTGATGGCCGAAGAACAGCCAGTTCTTGCCGGGGGCGCCGGTCGCCTTGCGGTCGAGCAGGAAGGCGCGGAACGGCGCGATGCCGGTACCGGGGCCGATCATGATCACGGGCGTCTTCGGATCCTGCGGCAGACCGAAGCCGTGCGCCTTCTGCACATAGACCTTGAGCTTCTCGCCTTCAGCGATGCGCTCGCCGAGGAAGGTCGAGGCCACGCCGAGGCGCTTGCGCTTGCCGATCACGTAGCGCACGGAATCGACCGTCAGCGACAGCTTACCCGGCGTCGCATTGTGCGAGGACGAGATCGAATAAAGCCGCGGCTGAAGCGGCTCCAGCGCCTCGACGAAGGCTTCGGGATGCGGCCGCGTGCCCGAAAACTTCTGCAGCGCCGCCATCACGTCGAGCGTCGCCGCATCGCCATCGGGATCCTCGCCCTGCGCCAGCGCCCGCGCCTTCTCGCGCTGCGCGCCGCCGGTGATGAAGGAGAGCAGCTCGAACAGCGTGTCGGGCGCCGGCGACAGCGAGACGTCGTCGATCAGCACCTCGCGCAGGGTCTTGCCATTGACCTTCGTGGTGTGGGAGGCGCCGAGCAGCGCGATGATCTGGTCGACGAGGCCGACCTCGTTGCGCGCGAACACGCCAAAACTGTCGCCGACGATATAGTCGAGCTTGCTCTCGGAGAGATCGAACTCGACGTGATAGGTCTCCTTCTCCGACTTTCCCTTGTTGAGCAGGCGCCGCGACAGGAACGTCGCCGCGACCGGATTGTCGCGCGAGCGGCCGGGCTCGGCGATCGTCACCGTCACAGCAGGGGCTGCCACCGCGTCCTGCTTGTCAGCCGGATTGGCCGCCGGTGCCTTGTCCAGTTCCTCGTACAGCGACTTCAGCATCCGCGCGGTTTCCTTGCCGCCGGGGACGCAGAGGTTGAGCCGTGCTTCGCTGCGGCCCGCGATCGCCTCCGAATAGTCGTGGCAATTGTAGCCGCACTGACCGCAATCCTGCTGCGCCATCGCCGCCATCATCTTGCGGCGCACGGGACGGCCTTCGGCAAGCTTCATCCGGTCCGCAATCGGCATGGTCTGGTCGTGCCACGGCGCCTCACCGTCGTCGCCGTCGCCGGCCTGCATGACAGCGGCGCCCTGCTCCGCCGACAGCGGCGCTGCCACATCGGGCGACAGCAATCCGGCAAAGAAGCCGTTCAGCCAGGAGCGCTGCGCGTCCGAGAACGGCGCGCTGGCGGGAATGATGTCGAGTTTCGGCGGAGGCGTGATCTGGTTCATGCGGACACCTGTGCATCGGCAAGCTTGCGCAGCGTCTCGCCGTCATGGCGGCGCGCGAAGGACAGGAAGGTTTCGTCGGGAGACGAGCGATGGGCGATGTAGGCCTTGAGCAGTCCCTCGACCGTCTTCGGCGCGTCCTCGGCCTTGAGGTCGTGATAGACCTCCTGCCCGACATCGGCGTCGGGACCGAACCCGCCGCCGGTGAAGAGGTGATAGCCCTCCACCGTGTCGTCTTCATTCACCGGAACACGCGCACCGATCAGGCCGATGTCGCTGATATAGTGCTGCGCGCAGGAATGGTGACAGCCGGTGACGTGGATGTTGACCGGCTTGTCCATCGCGACGCGCGGCTCGCACCAGTCGCCGATCTCGGCGGCGTTGCGCTTGGTATTGGAAGCCGCGAAACGGCAGCCGGCATTGCCGGTGCAAGCAATCAGACCCGCGCGGATATGCGAGGCCTCGACGGCGAGCCCGATCTGCTTGATCGCAGCAGAGGCGAGCTCGACATTCTCGTCGCGCACGCCCGATATCAGCAGGTTCTGCCAGACGGTCAGGCGGATCTCGCCGTCGCCGAGGTCCTGCGCCACCTTGGCGAGCCCCCGCATCTGGTCGCAGGTGATCTTGCCGAGTGTCAGCGAGACGCCGATCCAGTTGAGGCCGTCCTGCTTCTGCTTGTGCGCGCCGATATGCGCCATGCGGTCCGCGGCCGGCCGCGGGAGAAACGCCTCCTCCGGCACGCGCGTGAACGGCGTCTTCAGCCGCTCCTCCACCAGCTTGAGGAAGCCGTCATGGCCCATGCTGTCGAGCACGTATTTGAGCCGCGCCTTGTTGCGGTTGGTGCGGTCGCCATGGTCGATGAAGACGCGCACGATCGCGTCGGCAACGGCGGTGGCCTCCTCCGGCTTGACGATGATGCCGGAGTATTTTGCGAAATCCTTGTGGCCGGTGATGCCGCCAAGGCCGAGGCGAAACCAGACCCCCGGCTCGACGCCGAAACCGTCCTTCACCTCGAATGCGGTGAACGCGATGTCGTTGGTCTCCTCGAGCACCGCGATCCTGCCGGCACCGTCGAAGGCGACGTTGAATTTGCGCGGCAGGCCGTAGAGCGAGCGGTCGTTGAGGATGTGGTAGTGCCACTCCCGCGCATAGGGCCGGGTGTCGATCAGCTCCTGCGGATCGATGCCCGCCGTCGGCGTTCCCGTGACGTTGCGGATGTTGTCGGCACCGGAGCCGCGCGAGCACAGGCCGAGGTCCTGAATGCCCTCGAGCAGCTTCACGGCGTTCTTCGGCGGGATCTCGCGCAGCTGGAGATTGGCGCGCGTCGTGACGTGGCTGTAGGGCCCGCACAGCTCATCAGCGAGATCGGCAAGGCCGGATAGCTGCCAGTGCTTCATGATGCCGTTCGGAATACGCAGACGGCTCATGTAGGAGTCCTGCGTCGGCGCGACATAGAAGATGCCGTAATAGCGCCAGCGGAAATTGTCTGCCGGGCTCGGCGGCGCGTTGTCGAGCGCCTGCTGGCGCAGACGCGGATAGGCGTCGAACGGATGCTCGTCGCGCTTGAACTTCTCCTGGTCGGCGAGCTTCTTGCCGGACGCGATGACCTTGTCCTGCGCCTTGATGTGCACGGCGTCGGGACCGGTCGGCTCGGCATTGGCCTTGCCGCTGCTGCCGCCGAGACCGCGACCGACCCGGCTGATCTGCAAACCGGTCGTGAAGCCTTCGAGATAGCGTTTCTGCTCGTCGGTAAAGTCGACTGCGAGCGTATCGATTTTCATGGTCGGTAACGAAGCTCCTGCGGCCACCTGAGTGGTATCGACGGACATTGGCGCGACCCGCGAGGAACGGCTGGCTCCTGGAGCCCGCTTCGTTACCCAACGGTCCGATCAGCTTCGTTGCTGCGGGACTCGGCTCAGCAGGCACCTGTGACAAGCTGGCCGCACTGCAACATTCAAGTTGCGTGCCAGCTTTGACGAAATAGAAAGATGTTTGATTTCAGTAAATTAGGGACACCCCCGGAAAATCCCGGTTCCGGAACTCTCACGAAATTCGAGCAGCCAGCTCAAAATTTAGACGATAATCTATACTGCCTAAAAACAGTGCAGATTCGAATCAGGCCCTCCAGCGTCCGACCTCGAAGGCCTCCAGATGCCCCCGAATGTTGTCGGGATCGAAGGCCGGGCCCGCAAACGCCCCGAACGCCGCGGGCGCTTCCTCGGGAGGTTGGTGACCGAGGGCTGCGTCGTAAAGGTCGGGCCTGAACACGGCCATCGCCGTCTTGACGCCATCCGGGGTCAGCGCGGTCTGCCCCCAACGCACCATCTGCGCGTAGAGCCACGCGGCCTGCACCGGCTCGGGGCGCCCTGCCCCTTCCCGTCCGACCAGGAGATAGCGGCCGCTCTCGCGCAGAGTGCCGTCGGGCGAGATCTTCAAGCGACCCGTGAGGGTTCGCTGAATGACCTCGGCATCGACACCGATCCGTTCCGGCTGTGCCAGGATCCGCGCGGCCTCGGTCAGGTTCGCGGGCTCCTCGATGAACTCGGCGCCCTTGACCGCCGCACGCACCAGTGCTGCGACCACCTCCGGGTGCTTCTCGGCCCAGACCTGGCGAACCGCCAGCACCTTCTCCGCCGCGCGCAGCAGGATGTCGGAGACGAAATGCAGGATGTGGCCGATGCCGAGATCGACCGCGACCGAATTCCAGGGTGCGCCGACGCAGAACGCATCGACGTGACCATTGGCGAGGCTGTCGACCATGTAAGGCGGCGGCAGCACCACGAGGCGCACGTCCTCATCCGGATCGACACCGGCCGCCGCCATCCAGAACCGCAGCTGGTAATTGTGGGTCGAGAACGGGAACGTCATGCCGAAGGTCAATGGATCGGCGCCAGCCTTGCGCCGCCTAGCTACGACCTTCGCCAGCGCCTTGGCGGTGGCGAGCGGATCGAAGCGGTCGCCGTCGATCTCTTCCATCAGCGCGGCATGAAGCGCCGGCGAGACCGTGATCGCGTTGCCGTTGATACCGAGATTGAAAGGCGCTGCGATCGGTACCTTGACGTGGCCGAGCCCGAGCGAGGATGCGATCGCGACAGGCGCGAGCAGATGCGCGGCATCGAACAGGCCGATATTGAGCTTGTCGCGCACGTTGGACCAGGAGACTTCGCGCACCAGCTCGACCTCGAGCCCCTCGGCGGCGGCAAAACCCTTGTCGACGGCGATGATCAGGGCGGCGGCATCGACCAGCGGAATGAACCCGATGCGAAGGGGTGCGGTCATTTCAGCATCTCCGACGCGGTGATGATCGACTGGGCGATCTCGCCGATTTTCTTCTTCTCGCGCATGGCGGTGGAGCGCAGCAGCACGTAGGCCTCGTCCTCGTTGAGGCCCTTCACCTTCATCAGGATTCCCTTGGCCTTCTCGATGATCTTGCGATCCTCGAGCTGCGACTTAGTGCGCTCCAGCTCTTCCTGGAGTTTTGCGAAGGCATTGAAGCGGGACACGCAGAGGTCGAGGATCGGCTTGATGCGCTCCTTCTTCAACCCGTCGACGATGTAGGCGGATACCCCCGCCTCCACAGAGGCCTGGATCGAGGATGAATCGCTCTGGTCCACGAACATGGCGATCGGCCGCTTCACGGCCCGGCTGACCTGGAACATCGCCTCCAGCACGTCGCGGCTGGGGTTCTCCAGATCAATCAGGATGATGTCGGGGTCCACCGCATAAATACGGGCGAGCAGGCTCTGCATCTCGCGGATATGGACGATCTGCGTGAATCCGGCCTCCCGCAACCCCTCCTCGAGGATCGCAGCCCGGATCGGGCTTTCGTCGACAATCACGATTTTAGGCGACTGTTCGGCGCTCATTGCTCACTCACGTCAGGCGATTCATCCATAGCACGCCGGGAAGCCATGCAAAGGGTTGTAATTATGGGCAATTGGGACTAGCTCAAGCCGGTCAATCAGGCAGATTTGGATATGGATCAGACGGCTGCGCCCAAGGTCAGCTTCGTGTCGCTCGGGTGTCCCAAGGCATTGGTGGATTCCGAGCGCATCATCACGCGCCTGCGCGCCGAAGGCTACGAGCTCGCCCGCAAGCATGACGGAGCCGACATCGTCATCGTCAATACGTGTGGCTTCCTCGACAGCGCCAAGCAGGAATCGCTTTCGGCGATCGGCGAGGCC includes the following:
- a CDS encoding ANTAR domain-containing response regulator encodes the protein MSAEQSPKIVIVDESPIRAAILEEGLREAGFTQIVHIREMQSLLARIYAVDPDIILIDLENPSRDVLEAMFQVSRAVKRPIAMFVDQSDSSSIQASVEAGVSAYIVDGLKKERIKPILDLCVSRFNAFAKLQEELERTKSQLEDRKIIEKAKGILMKVKGLNEDEAYVLLRSTAMREKKKIGEIAQSIITASEMLK
- a CDS encoding biotin-dependent carboxyltransferase family protein; protein product: MSRLVVASIGPASSVQDGGRHGAQRYGLTVSGAMDRLSLAAANTLVGNEPFAAAVEIGPFGATFTAKDGAVRVAIAGAPRNADVAGKPVAMDNSVTLKDGETLTLGFARGGAFTYLAIEGAIRGEPVFGSLAVNARAGLGSPYPRPLQAGDEFTVDAASGAPELRIELPKPVSGPIRVLLGPQDDEFDDANKALFLDSEWKISATSDRMGYRLEGPAIKHLHGHNIVSDGTVNGSIQVPGNGSPIALMMDRGTSGGYPKIATVITADVGRLAQTSAGTAFRFLEVTMAEAQDEARKFAQLIRNLPDRLRSSDTVELNIEALSDANVAGYAVSAVDAGTWQVVAEP
- a CDS encoding CmpA/NrtA family ABC transporter substrate-binding protein, encoding MTAPLRIGFIPLVDAAALIIAVDKGFAAAEGLEVELVREVSWSNVRDKLNIGLFDAAHLLAPVAIASSLGLGHVKVPIAAPFNLGINGNAITVSPALHAALMEEIDGDRFDPLATAKALAKVVARRRKAGADPLTFGMTFPFSTHNYQLRFWMAAAGVDPDEDVRLVVLPPPYMVDSLANGHVDAFCVGAPWNSVAVDLGIGHILHFVSDILLRAAEKVLAVRQVWAEKHPEVVAALVRAAVKGAEFIEEPANLTEAARILAQPERIGVDAEVIQRTLTGRLKISPDGTLRESGRYLLVGREGAGRPEPVQAAWLYAQMVRWGQTALTPDGVKTAMAVFRPDLYDAALGHQPPEEAPAAFGAFAGPAFDPDNIRGHLEAFEVGRWRA
- a CDS encoding sulfite reductase subunit alpha; protein product: MNQITPPPKLDIIPASAPFSDAQRSWLNGFFAGLLSPDVAAPLSAEQGAAVMQAGDGDDGEAPWHDQTMPIADRMKLAEGRPVRRKMMAAMAQQDCGQCGYNCHDYSEAIAGRSEARLNLCVPGGKETARMLKSLYEELDKAPAANPADKQDAVAAPAVTVTIAEPGRSRDNPVAATFLSRRLLNKGKSEKETYHVEFDLSESKLDYIVGDSFGVFARNEVGLVDQIIALLGASHTTKVNGKTLREVLIDDVSLSPAPDTLFELLSFITGGAQREKARALAQGEDPDGDAATLDVMAALQKFSGTRPHPEAFVEALEPLQPRLYSISSSHNATPGKLSLTVDSVRYVIGKRKRLGVASTFLGERIAEGEKLKVYVQKAHGFGLPQDPKTPVIMIGPGTGIAPFRAFLLDRKATGAPGKNWLFFGHQRSDCDFFYQEELNAMKTSGQLTRLSLAWSRDGEKKFYVQDRMREVGRELWTWLADGAHLYICGDAKRMAKDVERALVDIVAQFGARSTDEAVSFVAELKKTGRFQADVY
- the pxpB gene encoding 5-oxoprolinase subunit PxpB translates to MAATLPPPRLLPSGDSAVTVEFSRTIDDAANERVLALDKALAASPIDGITESVPTYRSLLVHYDPGKIGFDALGERLLALASQPLPPATRARRWRIPVAYGGEHGIDLEEVAKALNTTPDDIVARHAGGDYRVAMIGFTPGWSYLSGLDKSLHMSRRQSPRLFTPAGTISIGGIQAGIQCLAAPSGWHLLGRTPVRTYQLHRNPTFLTEPGDRVTFFAIDHKTFEELDRAAEAGEIIAEQVIA
- a CDS encoding cupin domain-containing protein; its protein translation is MEITVAGTRPTRRAPKENFTGTVLQDPINMAPAPARLNVSRVSFEPGARTNWHHHPLGQTLYVISGVGRVQTKGGPVQEIRPGDTVWIPPGELHWHGASPNNSMCHIAMQEALDGKFSTWLEPVTDEEYGAPLG
- a CDS encoding ribonuclease activity regulator RraA encodes the protein MSLSPEARKTLAGITTATITTVLLKKGLRNVWMRGARPLRPGLPRLVGPAFTLRFVPAREDLATPESWSSPISTRTAIEAMPDGCIAVVDAMGITDAGIFGDILCARMMKRGVTALVTDGVVRDVEGVLGTNLPVWCDGYAAPPSVAGLTFVGWGEPIGCGGVAVFPNDIVVADQDGCVLIPQAMLDHVLNEGVEQERMEAWIVNEVNNGAVLPGLYPMNAETKARYAASKK
- a CDS encoding NirA family protein, which produces MKIDTLAVDFTDEQKRYLEGFTTGLQISRVGRGLGGSSGKANAEPTGPDAVHIKAQDKVIASGKKLADQEKFKRDEHPFDAYPRLRQQALDNAPPSPADNFRWRYYGIFYVAPTQDSYMSRLRIPNGIMKHWQLSGLADLADELCGPYSHVTTRANLQLREIPPKNAVKLLEGIQDLGLCSRGSGADNIRNVTGTPTAGIDPQELIDTRPYAREWHYHILNDRSLYGLPRKFNVAFDGAGRIAVLEETNDIAFTAFEVKDGFGVEPGVWFRLGLGGITGHKDFAKYSGIIVKPEEATAVADAIVRVFIDHGDRTNRNKARLKYVLDSMGHDGFLKLVEERLKTPFTRVPEEAFLPRPAADRMAHIGAHKQKQDGLNWIGVSLTLGKITCDQMRGLAKVAQDLGDGEIRLTVWQNLLISGVRDENVELASAAIKQIGLAVEASHIRAGLIACTGNAGCRFAASNTKRNAAEIGDWCEPRVAMDKPVNIHVTGCHHSCAQHYISDIGLIGARVPVNEDDTVEGYHLFTGGGFGPDADVGQEVYHDLKAEDAPKTVEGLLKAYIAHRSSPDETFLSFARRHDGETLRKLADAQVSA
- a CDS encoding LamB/YcsF family protein — translated: MKTIDLNCDLGEGFGAWEMGNDSAMIDLASSVNVACGFHAGDPDIMRRTVELAKARGVSVGAHPGYRDLHGFGRHPIAGLKASEIENLVAYQIGALQAIATAAGHKVTHVKAHGALSNVACEDDMTAKAIAAGIKAVDPSLIFVVLANSKLVKAGEDANLPMVHEVFADRAYEDDGNLVSRKKPGAVLHDARAIADRVVRMVQDGAVVSVTGKVIKMRTDTVCIHGDTPGAVDIARGLRQALKDAGIEVAPFKRG